The genomic stretch atacatgaagaaattataaatgttaatgctttatttaactgccagaccgttagttaccattattattattattaagtatttgcgttctcttaaatgttttgtactgctgcagggacgtcacaccaacaagatgtctaggaaacccgatgcacgggaacctacttttacaaggaattatgtagatgcattctaaatcacaatgtattttgtatggatcaatgtactaaatgtataacttttattagatcctttttgtttaaaattgtgatggctattagtaggataggaatgcaaactcatgtctatgtatatttttttaatatgaacttcaaatcatgcaaccttaatattacgtgtttgtgtaagattcacttttaaatgaaatgttgattgtatggattgtttttgatgatgtgaggattcagATTCACTGATTACCGGCACCATGTGtattaagtatatatatatatatataaaaaatttattgttgttttgggctcggaaagccgggttgttacagagAACCTCCAAGAGATGCTACTGGAGACGGTCCCCATAAATCTGTGTGTACCAGTTCTAGCTTTCTTGGTCTTAAGGTTCTGCCAACCTTTAAGAAACTGAGCTTTTTCTGTTTTCCAAGAACACAACTTTCATAAATGTCTAGATCGACATTTTTTAACTCTGGCAGCTTTCCCTTCGATTGAAGTATCTTCATCCCCTTTTGACTCATATGGCCAAGTCTACAATGCCATAGATGTGCTTGATTTTTTGCTTCTGTAGAGGCAATGATGTCTACAAATCTTGTGGTCATATATAGGGTGCCAATTTTCTTTCCACGAGCTAAAACCATTGCTCCTTTTGATACTTTCCACATACCTCCAgcaaaaagtattgaatgaCCACTATCGTCAAGTTGTCCGACAgagatcaacttcttctttaatCCAGGAACATGCCTTACATTTTGCAAGTTCCATATAGATCcattcattttcttgatttgcaCATCTCCTATACCTACAATATTCATTGGTTGTCCATCGGCCAGATAGACTACACCGTGATCTCCACCAACATAATTTTGCATCATTTCATGGTGTGGCGTATAGTGGAATAAAGCACCAGAATCAAGAATCCAATCATCAATTGGACTTTGTACAGCAAGAATTAAAGCATCTTGTACCTCATCTGTGGTAGCGTTTGCAGAGTCAGCTTCAGGTTTCTTTGGTTTTGTGCAATTTCTCATGTAATGACCTGGTTTGCCACAATTCCAACATTCAACCTGCTTCCTAGGTCCAAACTTGCTTTTACTTCTGTACCTTGATTTTGATCTGCCTTTGGATAAGCCTCTATCCTGTCTCCTCCCTCGAGTGTTGATGTTGAGAGTTGAACCTGAACTTGAACTTTCACCTGAGTCTTTCCTTCGCACTTCTTCAGCTAGAATCAAGTGTCAGATGTCATCATATTTCAATTTGGATTTTCCACCTGAATTGCTCACGGCTGTCCTCATGCCTTCCCAACTGCTTGGAAGTGAAGCTAGCAAGATGAGTGCacgaatctcatcatcaaacTCAATCTCAACAGATGATAATTGATTTGTGATGGTATTAAAGTTGTTGAGGTGTTGTGTAACATAAGTGTTTTCAACCATCTTCAAGTTGAACAACTTTTTCATCAGGTGcactttattatttgttgatggCTTCTCATACATCCCAGACAAGGCTTCCATTAATCTTGTAGTGGATTTTTCTTTCGTAACATTGTGAGCAACTATTCTTGATAAGGATAACCggataatgcccagaacttgTCTATCAAGAAGTAGCCAATCTTCTTCTTGCATATTTTCTGGTTTGCTTCCCAATAAGGGAAGATGAAGTTTCTTCCCATATAGATAATCCTCGATTTGCATTTTCTAGTATCCAAAATTTGTCCCGTCAAAATTTTCAATTCCAGCAGCCTTTATTTCATCTGCCATTTTTAATACTTCTTCGATTCAAATTTGCTAAATTTGACCTTACAAATGTGTCCAGAACGGCCaaaaatgttagaaatgacACTGAGATCACCCAAATCGGACTTCGGATGGCTTAGATTTTAGCAATTAAAGTTTTGGATTAACGGACGGTGCAGATGCAGTCGCGTGTCAGCTAGAGTACCGCTTGCATCGCACCGGATCAAAACTCAGCAGCGGTGCAGATGAAGCCACGTGTCAGTAGATTAGCGTCTACGTCGCACCGGATCAAAACTTAGCAGCGGTGGAGATGAAGCCACGCGTCCGCAGATTAGCGCCTGCGTCGCACCGGATCAAAACTCAGCAACAGTGGAGATGAagtgtaagatcccacatcggaagcgagtgtccagagccagggccttataagtgcatgctcaccttgactagtaagatGCGTTTTGGGAAGTCAGGCCCCACGGTGGGCTCGCTTCTGCAAGAACAAACCCGTGCGGGCCTATGggacccaaagcggacaatatcttgctagtaAGGTGGagtgttacatttggtatcagagccgaggACGGCTCGTCTTAAGATGGGgggattgtaagatcccacatcgtaAGCGAGTGTCCAGAGCCAGggccttataagtgcatgctcaccttgactagtaagacgcgTTTTGGGAAGTCAGGCCCCACGGTGGGCTCGCTTCTGTAAGAACAAACCCGTGCGGGCCTGTGGGACCCAAAAcggacaatatcttgctagtgagATGGGGTGTTACATGAAGCCACGGGTCAGCAGATTAGCGTCTGTGTCGCACTGGATCAAAACTCAGGCTGATGACATGGCAAGCTAATGTGGCAAGATGACGTGGTAGTTTGACTGTATGAATGTGTTGACATGGCAGGTCAACCCGACCCATTTTGCAAAAGTTGGGCGAAGAAGGAGCATGGGGTACGTTAGGCCCATCGGTGCGCGTGGGCAGTCCTGACGTCGGCGCGTGTCGGCACGTACGAGCATGCAGGACGTCAGTTCTTCGTCGGGTTTTCACCAGTGGATTCGTCCGGTTGTCCTCTACATGATGGTATGTTCAAAAACACATTTTGAGaactttgatttttgagtttggatCAAACACCCTCTTTTTCTAgaacaagctctgataccagttTTTGGGTGTTTCCAGTGATCAAACACACAcaaatttacgtggttcggcaacttgcctactccacggagcTACTGGTTTGTATTAATGAAGCTTAGAAACAatacaaacaacaaaacaaggaggaggagaaaattcTTCTCTACTCAACACAACTCTCactatctctctctctatgtTTCTCTGTATTTCGTGTCTTCTACTAGCTCTCATTAGCACCCTTTACTTATAGCAGATGTAGGAGACAATCCTCTCCACTATAGTCAATTATGGCAGCCACTTTTGACCTTCACCATGCAGCTATGTTTGACACCACCATGCAACCATATTTGAATGACCATGCAGCCATGTTTGAATGGCAGCCAATAGCCAGCTTGTGTCCATACATAACAAGGGGGATGCCAAGGTAACAGAAGGGAAAGGACCCTTCAGCAAACCCAATATCAGATAGAATAAGAGACTTCATGCTGTTAGATACTCCAGTAAAGAATATGGAGGATTTGCTTGCATTAGTGTCCAGCCCCGAGGTTCACCCAAAGATGGCCAATTGCTAAAACAGGGAGGTAACATAACGTCGATCTCCCATTGAGAGCAGGTTGACATCATCAGCAAATGCCAGATGACAAATGCTATGAGTGGCACACTTCAGGTGGAAGCGAAAACCAAGAGACAGAGAAGCCATGTGGAGCATTCTGGAGAGATATTCCATGCAAGCAGTAAAAAGATAAGGAGATAGAGGATCTCCTTGCCGAACACCATTCTTCCTAGAAAAGAAACCATAAATACTGCCATTAATAGCTATAGAGTAAGAGGCAGTTTCTACACATTGCATCACTAAGTGGACAAAACAACTTGGAAACCCAAGCAATAACAAAAGCTGGCGGAGAAAAGGCCATTGAACTGAGTCAAATGCTTTCTTAAAGTTAATCTTCATCAGGCATCGAGGGGGAGTTCGTTTTCTTTCATAGTTTATGAGGAGCTCTTGGACTAAATGAATATTATATGCCATCAAGCGACCACCTAGAAAAGCATTTTGCATTGGACTAATAATAGTAGCAAGAGCATGGGATAATCTCACAGTAAGAATCTTGGCAATCACCTTATAAATACACATTACAACAGGAAATCAGATGAAAATCTGAAGCAGATGAAGCATTGGCTGATTTAGGTATTAGAGCAATGATGGAGTGATTAATTTGTTTAAGGAGAGTAACAGACTCAAACAAATCCTGCACTGCAAGACAGAAATCCTCACCAACCACATCTCAAgactttttgaaaaaacaagagaatCCATCAGGCCCTAGGGCTTTAGCATCATCTATAGCAAATAGAGCATACTTGATGTCCATGTCAGAGACAGAGGCGAGAAGAGAAGCAAGAGAATCAGTGTCAAGGCAAGGGCCATGTTGAATAACAGTAACATCAAGAGGGAGAGTGGCCTTTGGGGTGCCAAGCAACTGACTATAAAAGTCCACAAAGACTGCCCCGACCTCATCCACAAAAGAAGTGAAAGTGCCATCACTGCATTgaattgcaagaataaaattCTACTCGTGCTTCCTATTCATAAGAGCATGAAAGAAAGAAGTGCCTTTATCACACTCCTTGAAAAATTTGCACTTAGGGTTTTAGGAAAAGAACTGCCTTTCAGCTGCCTTAAGATGGATAAGATGTTGTTGGAGGTGCTTGTCAATTGCATAAAGTTGAGTATTGCCCCGATCATTAGAAGAAAGAGTTTGATGAGCATCCATAGCAGCTTCAGCACGAGCAACCCTATCAGAGATGTGGCTGAAATGAAGCTTATTGAGCTTAGGCCCCTTAAGATGTTTAAGGCGTTTGCAAAGAATGAACATGGGGGACCCGTGAACTTCATACTGCCAATTATCTGCAATCAACTTCAAGAAGCTAGCATGGTTAGTCCATATATTAAAGAATTTGAAGCACTTCTTACCCATCTGTAGCCGAGAGTGGAAAGAAACAGTGGCAGGAGAATGATTAGAGAATGCCCCAGGATTATCAAAGTGAACATGGACTGAAGAATGAGCAAAAGACCAAAAAGGATTGACAAGGACATGGTCAAGTTTGCTCCAAACACTGCCATTGCACTACTAAAAACAAGGGCTATTAGTAtctgaatttagcaacggataattATGTTGCTAAATTCAGCAACAGATTTGCAAcggattaaaaatatattatttttttaatattagcaatgGACTTTAGCAACGGAAAATCCATTGCAAACTTACgttgaatttagcaacggattttctGTTGctaattggaaaaataattatttaaatcttaatataaaaccaaaattacaTAGATCATTGATTAcatttattatgataaaatctCAACCGTTTGTTTTTCGCTGGCTTTGGTAAATCTACACCAGTACTCTCCCCCCAAACCGAAATGTAAACAGAGACCAATTAACAAAACCAacagataaaaattaattaacttccaCTCTTCCAGTCTCCTTCGTCCCTAATAACATCGATCCATAACTGTAGAAAAATCACCCTCTCTGCATCGATTTGATTTTCCTTTATCCCAAACATTTCATCTTCTTCGCATTCGTCTTCAGCacccctcattttttttcttcatcttcttctacttcATCTTAACAGTTTCAATCTTTCTCTATAAACCACCAAAAACACAGACCCATGGCAACATCGAACCAGACCCATCGTTATCACCATCGAACATGCTGATTTACCCCTTCTCCTTATAAACTGGTTGGGTTTTTGCACGCTTTTCTTCAATAGTTCAGGTaattaatttagggtttttgtttttctttgttgcaaTTTAACTTACACTAAAAATTTTTCACCTAACTTTCCCAATCTCAGGTTTTTTTCTATCCTGTAGATCCATCTCAGTCACCTGTAACTCAAGAACAcaggtaacatttttttttttcgatacTTTGAATAATTGTTTTAGGCTATTAATTCGATAATATAAGGGTTTATGAAatgatttaaatgaaaatttatcaaaacccccaatttaatttttagggttacGGTTCATAAATTGAATGACTTTAGGCTACTGGACTAATGCTGGTAATTCATGTCTCTGGAAGAGAGTGATCGATGGAAATTATGCATCAgttcaatttcttcactttcaCTGAGGTGTTTCATGATGTTATAACTTTAGGCTACCTGTTTGCTTCAACTTTTTAACTTGTAATGCTCTACTTCAATAATTTGTTAGTGTTACAGCAGCATATGGATGCTGTTCAAATGTAGAGAGTCTAGCAACTGGTTAACCTGTGatgcattttcttcttctgtagCAGTCCacgtgtttctttttttcttgttgtgatTTGATTTAGCATGCTTGCAGAGTTTTAGTGCTGCCTTTTAGTCATAGCCAATCCAACTTACTAGGATGTGGTGGTTGCTGATTCgtgtagttattttttcaaaatatgcaATTATTAGTTTTAGTTGCAAAACTTATACGCACTTATTTTCCTtgacaaaattcaaattttgtgactatttatatttctaatatcaTATCATTTTCTGGAATAATCCAccttttattttgctttgtgTTATGCAGGAGAAACCTCAACTATTTCAGTTTGTTCCAAATTAAAAGCAGGTACCATTTGTTTAGACCACATTGCATTCACAAAGTTGTATTTATTGTGATAGATTCATAATtctatatatttgatttatgcTCTCATAGGTCAAGGTAGCACACCAACTTCTCAAGACTATTCTACATAGCTATGGGAGCAGGAGGGTTGATGGAGTTCCTGTTTTCAGCAAACAAAATTTAGATTTTGCAATAGCTACAAAGACGGGATTAAGTGGTGTGTATTGATTCTCttgtatcaaaatttaaatatgcatatttaaatttattttccttgtagATCCTAGTTTTGGATGTTCATGTGAACATGATGCTGGTTATATTCAATTAACTTTTCAGGGCATAggactgttttttttctttccttaatcAATGCcagtttgtatataaaaaaattaattgaatgattttctttcattaaatctGATATTAAGTTTCTTTTTGGATGGAATTATGAGACCAAAATGTTTATTAAGCATAAGGATTATTCAAGTTGATGAGGATTGTTAGACAAATTAATCTTGGGTTTGTTTTTCCCTTGCTGAACTTGATTGATCATTTTAAGAGGTAGAGAGGATTTCTGCTTCTTTTGATATGATCAGGAAATCATTTACTTGGAAATTTACACTCATTACTATTCACAATCCTAACAATTAGCTGATACCATTGCACTATCATATAATTTAGTTGGAATCTTCCAAGAGTTGCACTTTGTTGGTTTTCTAAAACATAGCAGCTGAGAAgaaaattttcttgaatttaactCACCATGTTAGCCAACTGTTAGGAGCACTGAACCTTGTCCACGGTCTTGCCTATATTTGACCGTAATCATCCTTGGTACATGCAAGCAtctcatttaaatttattttccttgtagATCCTAGTTTTGGATGTTCATATGAACATGATGCTGGTTATATTCAATTAACTTTTCAGGGCATAggactgttttttttctttccttaatcAATGCcagtttgtatataaaaaaattaattgtatgattttctttcattaaatctGATATTAAGTTTCTTTTTGGATGGAAATTATGAGACCAAAATGAAACCTGGAGATGGctaaataatatatcaattaactacaaatttattttgattgttgctGGGAAGTCAGTAGTTCTTTGCTGTGAATTCTTggtcctttactgcttttctaTTGATTTGACATTTGATTAGCTAGGTTTCTTTATAGCTAAGTTATTTTAGCTATGCTTTTTGTACCTTGTTGTTAAGCTCTTTGAACTAAAAGCATCTCATTGGAATTTCCTTTTATGCAAAGGCTCGGTTTTGTAGAAAAATTATGTCCTAACCATACAGATTCCTATTAAGTTATAGGTTTTAAGAGATAATAATTagagtaaattataatttagtctatgcattttttatgattttataagttagtcattatgtttttgaaaaccaTAAGATAGTTCcttgttataaattaaatgttagtTATTTTGAAATGTCAAAATGCATTCGTAATCTTGTTCATGAGTGAAAATTTTCAGGTTAGatcttagaagaaaaaaaattgttatgagAAGACAAGTGccatgaaaatagaaaaaattaacagTTTAACTTGGATATTCTTTCTGTTTTTCATAGTTTaacttaaatttgttttaaagacTAGCAATGGATATAACTAGATGGGGACTAGCAATGGATATAACTAGATGGGTTTAACAtactgtttatgttttttttattttttcagcaaCATGAATGGCTTATTGGATCACAATATAAACCAATAGAGTTAGCTAAGTCTGATTGGGTTGCAATACGGAAATCTCCACCTTGGGCCATTGATTATTGTGACTTAGGTAAGTCTATTTTGCTCCATTTTTAGATGGTTGCTTAATTAGATTATGCTTAATTTGTATGCTGGGCATGTGTATtctaatcttttcaattaattggAACTCTACTTTTTATTGGGATAAGATTatgcatatttaaatttattttccttgtagATCCTAGTTTTGGAGGTTTATGTGAACATGATGATGGGATTATATTCAATTAACTTTTCTGGACATAGTactgtcttttttctttatgcTTTTACATATTGCTTCCTAAAGTtcatgtttttggtatttttccttttaagaagaataagaataagCGTCAGTCTTCTTTATCTAATTTCAAAACCATATTAGCAGATGTTTGTACAAGTTAATGCAAACTTGTGATCAAAGAAATTTGTATATGTTGCAGAACCAATATTGGTTGGACCGTCATCGGTTGGAATTAGTCATGTTGTGAATGATGTTtgtctagaaaatccatatagGAATCtagttatggatgcaatggggGTTGGTGATGCATACTCTAATGATAATGTGTCTAATCCTGTGGTAGCAGAGGAACTTCCAAATCGGGAGGCAACTAATTTCTTTAAGCTTTTGAAAGCTGCGGAGGAGCCTTTGTGAGATGGGTGTACCAAGCAATCCAAATTATCTGCTTGTGTACAATTGCTTAATATGAAGTCAACTTTAAATTTAACTCAGACTGCCTTCAAcaactttattgattttacaaaaAGTTGCATGCCTAATGATGAAaatttggtttcaaatttttatgatgccAAGAAATTTATGCGGCCACTTGGACTTGGTTATGAGAAATATGATGTGTGTCCTAATTACTGTATGTTGTACTATGGGGCAGatgcaatgaaaataaattgtgatttttgtggAAGTTCAAGATACAAACTTAGAAATCCAACTAGTAAAGGTTCTAATAAGGCGAAGAAACAACTCTGATACTTTCCCTTAACACCAAGGCTTCAGAGACTGTTCATGTCTCCATATCATGCCTGTAACGGCCCGgcccaacttgccatatattgtccgctttgggccttaccgccctcacggttttgttcctggtgacgcgagcccacTTCTGAGCCTGATGCCCAAAACGCGTATAACAAGTTGGCAACCAGCACCACttataaggccagcaacacatctctcacccgccgatgtgggatcttacaatccacCCCCCTTAAGGAGCCTGATGACCCCGTCGGCACAATCGGATAGCCAGTGaggtcggctctgataccaactgtaacgGCCCGGCCTAACTTCccatatattgtccgctttgggccttaccgccctcatggttttgttcctggtgacgcaagcccacttctgagcctgacgcccaaaacgcgtataacaagttggcaaccagcaccacttataaggccagcaacacatctctcacccgccgatgtgggatcttacaatgcCAAAGATATGACATGGCATCATTTTCATAAGTCAGATAATGGGGTTATGGTGCACCCATCTGATGGGGAGGCATGGAAGGAGTTTAATCGTGTCCACTTAAGCTTTGCATCAAATCCAAGAAATATTCGGTTAGGGTTATGCACTGATGGGTTTTGTCCATTTGACATGTCTTCAAATACATATTCTTGTTGGCCAGTAATTGTGACTGTTTATAATTTGCTTCCGTGGAAGTGCATGACTAGACCATTCATGTTTTTGACATTGATGATTCCTGGGCCAAAGAATCCGGGTAAAAAGCTTGATGTTTTCCTAAGACctttgattgatgagttaaagAATTTATGGTCTGTTGGTGTTGAAACATATGATGTATATAGAAAGGAAAATTTCCAATTACGggcagctttgatgtggaccATTAGTGACTTTCCAAAATATGGCATGTTATCGGGGTGGAGTACTCATGGAAGTCTATCTTGTCCTTATTGTATAGAGCATAACAAggcttttagattaaaaaatggagGGAAAACTACATTTTTTGATTGTCATCGATGATTCCTACCCATGAACCACCTATATAGATGTcaatttgataagtttttgaaagGAGTAATTGAAAGGCTCCCTCCTTTACCTCGTCCATTTGGTTTGGAAATGTTAAACAAAGTGTCCAAGTATACTGAGGGACATAATGGAGGTTCATCGTATAATGATAAAATTCCTGGCTTTGGTGTTAAACACAAT from Populus alba chromosome 8, ASM523922v2, whole genome shotgun sequence encodes the following:
- the LOC140955890 gene encoding uncharacterized protein, whose translation is MRGAEDECEEDEMFGIKENQIDAERVIFLQLWIDVIRDEGDWKSGIHVHFDNPGAFSNHSPATVSFHSRLQMGKKCFKFFNIWTNHASFLKLIADNWQYEVHGSPMFILCKRLKHLKGPKLNKLHFSHISDRVARAEAAMDAHQTLSSNDRGNTQLYAIDKHLQQHLIHLKAAESDGTFTSFVDEVGAVFVDFYSQLLGTPKATLPLDVTVIQHGPCLDTDSLASLLASVSDMDIKYALFAIDDAKVIAKILTVRLSHALATIISPMQNAFLGGRLMAYNIHLVQELLINYERKRTPPRCLMKINFKKAFDSVQWPFLRQLLLLLGFPSCFVHLVMQCVETASYSIAINGSIYGFFSRKNGVRQGDPLSPYLFTACMEYLSRMLHMASLSLGFRFHLKCATHSICHLAFADDVNLLSMGDRRYVTSLF